The following nucleotide sequence is from uncultured Roseateles sp..
TGGCACGGGCAAGTCCTCGCTGCTGAAAATCCTCGCCGGCATCGAAAAGCTCGATGACGGCCTGCTGCAGCTGCAGCAGGGCCTGACCAGCGTCTATGTGCCGCAGGAGCCCGAACTGCGCGCCGAGGCAACCATCTTCGACGTCGTCAGCGAGGGCGTGGCCGAGGCCAAGGCCCTGCGCGAGCGCTACGAGATCCACGACGAGAACGACGATCTGGCCTGGGTGCAGGAGCGCATCGAGCAGATCGGCGCCTGGAACTGGGAGCAGCGGGTCGAGGAGACCCTGCACCGGCTGGACCTGGACGGCGAGCGCGTCATCGGCACGCTGTCCGGCGGCCTGAAGAAGCGCGTTGCCCTGGCCCGCGCGCTGGTGGCCCAGCCCGACGTGCTGCTGCTGGACGAGCCGACCAACCACCTGGACCTGGACGCGATCACCTGGCTGGAAGAGTTGCTGAACAGTTTCAAGGGCTCGTTGCTGCTGATCACCCACGATCGGGCCTTCCTGGACAACGTCGCCAACCGCATCATGGAGCTGGACCGTGGTCAGCTGCGCAGCTACCCGGGCAACTTCGCCGCCTTCACCGCCGCCAAGGAATACGAGCTGCAGAACGAGGCGCTGTTCAATGCCCGCTTCGACAAACTGCTGGCGCAGGAGGAAATCTGGATACGCAAGGGCGTCGAGGCCCGCCGCACCCGCAGCGTGGCGCGCATCCAGCGCCTGGACGTGATGCGCCAGGCCCATGCGGCGCGGCGTGACGTGCAGGGCAAGGTCAAGCTGGACATCGACACCGGCGGCGCCAGCGGCAAGATCGTGGCCACCCTGGAGAACGTGTTCAAGAGCTATGGCGGCCGCACCATCGTGCGTGACTTCACCGCCACCATCCTGCGCGGCGACAAGGTCGGCCTGGTCGGCCCCAACGGTGCCGGCAAGACCACGCTGCTGAAGATGATCCTCGGCGAGCTGGCCCCCGACAGCGGCAAGATCACCCAGGGCACGCGCATGAGCGTGGCCTATTTCGACCAGATGCGCGATACGCTGGATCTGGAGGCGACGCTGGCCGACACCATCAGCCCCGGCAGCGAGTGGATCGAGATCGGCAACCAGAAAAAGCATGTGAAGAGCTATCTGGGCGACTTCCTGTTCTCGCCGGCGCGCGCCAATTCGCCGGTCAAGAGCCTGTCAGGTGGCGAGCGCAACCGCCTGCTGCTCGCCCGTCTGTTCGCGCGGCCCGCCAATGTGCTGGTGCTCGACGAGCCGACCAATGACCTGGACATCGAGACGCTGGAGCTGCTGGAAGAACTGCTGGACGAGTACGACGGCACCGTCTTCCTGGTCAGCCACGACCGGCGCTTTCTGGACAATGTGGTGACCTCGACGATAGTCTGCGAGGGCGATGGCCGCTGGCAGGAATATGAAGGCGGGGTCGAGGACTGGCTGCGCCAGAGCAAGCGCGCGATGGCCATCCGTGCCAAGGAGCAGGCCGCGGCGCCTGCACCGGCTCCCATGGCGGCTCCCGCTCCCGCTCCCGCTCCCGCTGTAGCTGCTCCGGCAGCCAAGGTCCGCAAGCTCAGCTACAAGGAACAGCGCGAGCTGGACGAATTGCCCGCCCGCATCGCCAAGCTGGAGGCCGAGCAGGCCGAGCTGAACGCGCAGCTGTCCGGCACCGATCTCTACAGCCAGGGCGCGGCGCGCCTGGCCGAGGTGCAGGTGCGCTTCGCCAAGAGCGAGGAAGAGCTGCTGGCCGCGATGGAACGCTGGGAAGAGCTGGGTGCACGCTGAAGACAACGATCTGCAAGACGCCGAACAGCGCTTTCTGGCGCTGCTGGGCGACAGCCTGGCCCAGGGCGGCTTTGCCCAGCTGCTGCTGAGCAAGCACCGCGGCGCCTCGCCCGATCTGCAGCGCGTGACCGTGCGCGAGGTGCAGCTGAAGGGCCAGGCGGTGCTGTCTTTTCTGTTCAAGCACCAGACCAGGGACATCACCAAGAACTTCGCCCGGGACGAGGGCCTGGCCCAGGTGCGCGCGCTGCTGTGGAATGACTTCCAGAACGCGCATCTGCACACGGTCGATCAGGAGATACAGCTGGCCTACAGCCGCAAGGGCAAGGCCAGCCTGCGCGTGGGCAAGGCCAGTGGCGTTGTGGTGGCGGCTGAGGCGGGACACGACAAGCAGAAGCACCGCTTCCTCGAACTGAACCGGCCTTTTCTGCACGAACTGGGCGTGACCAACGCCCAGGGCGAGCTGATCCCGGCGATGTCGCGCAAGTGGCGTCAGATCAACAAATTCGTCGAGGTGTTCTCGCACGCACTGGCGGCTTCGACACTGGCCACCGAGGGCGCCATTCACGTGGCCGACTTCGGCTCCGGCAAAGGCTATCTGACCTTTGCGATGCACGACTATCTGCGCCACGGCCTGAAGCGCGAGGCCACCGTCACCGGCGTCGAGCTGCGCGAGGACATGGTGGCCCTGTGCAGCGGCGTGATCAAGCGCCTGGGCCTGCAGGGCATGGACTATCACCAGGGTGATGTGCGCTCGTACACCCCACTCGCGCTGAATGTGATGATTGCGCTGCATGCCTGCGATGTGGCGACCGACTACGCCATCCACCTGGGCCTGCGCGCCGGCGCCGACATCATCATGTGCTCGCCCTGCTGCCACAAGCAGCTGCGGCCGCAGATGCAGTCGCCTGGAGTGCTGAATGGCATGCTGCGCCACGGCATCCACCTGGGCCAGCAGGCCGAGATGGTGACCGACTCGCTGCGCGCGCTGCTGCTGGACGCCTGCGGCTACGACACCCAGGTGTTCGAGTTCGTGGCGCTGGAGCACACCAGCAAGAACAAGATGATTCTGGCCGTCAAGCGCGCAACACCTGGCCCCAACGCGGAGGCGGTGGCGCAGATACGCGACATCAAGGACTTCTATGCGGTGCGCGAGCAGTGCCTGGAGACGCTGCTGCGCGCCGACGGCATCTTGCCGGCGCTGGCTTAGGCGCAGGCCTTGGGCGCCTCACGCGGCACCTCCACCCGCTTCAGCGTCAACGGACCCAGCAGCAGGCGGTCGTCGGTGGCGCGCAGCTCCATCACCAGCTGGCCGGTGGCGCTGTCGGCCTTGATGGACAGGTTCGCCGCGATGTGCTCGATCTGGCCGCCGGCCGTGTAGCTGCCGAAGAACAGGCCGTCGCCATTGGGCAGTACGCCAAATTCACCGCTGTAGTCGAGCTTGGGGCAGCCGCGCTGCAAGATCACCTTGCTGGCGTCGAAGCTGACCAGCAGGTCGGTATCGGGCGCCACGGTCGCGTACTGGATAGGCCTGGTGCCTTGCCGGTCTTCGGTGGCCATCGGTTCGGTGGGGCAGCGCAGCAACGCACGGAAGTCGGCGCTGCAGACCGAGGTGGCCTTGGCGCCGGCCAGCCAGAGGTATTCGGAGTCACCGCCGCCTCCAGTGCCGCCGGTCCCTGGCCCACATCCGCTGGCCAACACGAGCAGCACGCTCAGAAAGAGTTTGCGGACCAAGTCAGTCACAGTCGATCACCTTTGTCTGAATAGAAGTACACGCCGAAGCGTGCGCGATGTGTTCTGTCCTCGGCCTTGGCGCTCAGTGCGTCGCTGTCAAAACGTTCTTGCGCTTCGGCCATGACACTCTCGAAGGCTTGTTTCCAGGCAAGTACCGACACTTTCTGAAGCCGGTCTGCGGAGACTTCCGTGATCTCATCGACGAAT
It contains:
- a CDS encoding ATP-binding cassette domain-containing protein, giving the protein MAVLSITNAHLAFGHVALLDGASFSLEVGERVGLIGRNGTGKSSLLKILAGIEKLDDGLLQLQQGLTSVYVPQEPELRAEATIFDVVSEGVAEAKALRERYEIHDENDDLAWVQERIEQIGAWNWEQRVEETLHRLDLDGERVIGTLSGGLKKRVALARALVAQPDVLLLDEPTNHLDLDAITWLEELLNSFKGSLLLITHDRAFLDNVANRIMELDRGQLRSYPGNFAAFTAAKEYELQNEALFNARFDKLLAQEEIWIRKGVEARRTRSVARIQRLDVMRQAHAARRDVQGKVKLDIDTGGASGKIVATLENVFKSYGGRTIVRDFTATILRGDKVGLVGPNGAGKTTLLKMILGELAPDSGKITQGTRMSVAYFDQMRDTLDLEATLADTISPGSEWIEIGNQKKHVKSYLGDFLFSPARANSPVKSLSGGERNRLLLARLFARPANVLVLDEPTNDLDIETLELLEELLDEYDGTVFLVSHDRRFLDNVVTSTIVCEGDGRWQEYEGGVEDWLRQSKRAMAIRAKEQAAAPAPAPMAAPAPAPAPAVAAPAAKVRKLSYKEQRELDELPARIAKLEAEQAELNAQLSGTDLYSQGAARLAEVQVRFAKSEEELLAAMERWEELGAR
- a CDS encoding SAM-dependent methyltransferase gives rise to the protein MHAEDNDLQDAEQRFLALLGDSLAQGGFAQLLLSKHRGASPDLQRVTVREVQLKGQAVLSFLFKHQTRDITKNFARDEGLAQVRALLWNDFQNAHLHTVDQEIQLAYSRKGKASLRVGKASGVVVAAEAGHDKQKHRFLELNRPFLHELGVTNAQGELIPAMSRKWRQINKFVEVFSHALAASTLATEGAIHVADFGSGKGYLTFAMHDYLRHGLKREATVTGVELREDMVALCSGVIKRLGLQGMDYHQGDVRSYTPLALNVMIALHACDVATDYAIHLGLRAGADIIMCSPCCHKQLRPQMQSPGVLNGMLRHGIHLGQQAEMVTDSLRALLLDACGYDTQVFEFVALEHTSKNKMILAVKRATPGPNAEAVAQIRDIKDFYAVREQCLETLLRADGILPALA